One Gemmatimonadales bacterium genomic window carries:
- a CDS encoding heparan-alpha-glucosaminide N-acetyltransferase domain-containing protein: MAIRVTVPEPPAQVVAERVGPLPSRPPDPVPPPRLQSLDVFRGLTIAAMLLVNNPGTWSHVYPPLEHAAWNGWTPTDLVFPFFLFIVGVATALSLGRLADAGESRTMLFRKALVRAGIIFALGLALQGFPHYDLPHLRIPGVLQRIAIAYLITAVVVLLTGVRGQALTLVCLLIGYWTLLTLVPVPGVGRGVLEPEKNLSNWLDFRLLGVNHVWQETRTWDPEGLLSTLGAVGSVICGVLVGHWVRSGRGVGAKAFGLFYAGATTLAAGWIWSRVFPINKSLWTSSYVLLSAGIACLLLAAIFWLVDIKGLRGWTTPFLVFGTNAITAYWLSTLCGIVLDWITFTRAPDGQEVVLKTYLYDTLYASWLSPSNASLAYAVTYVVVWLGLLSVLYRRRIFIRI, from the coding sequence ATGGCCATTCGGGTGACCGTGCCGGAGCCTCCCGCGCAGGTGGTGGCCGAGCGTGTGGGGCCGCTGCCGTCCCGCCCGCCGGACCCCGTCCCTCCTCCCCGCCTGCAGTCGCTGGACGTCTTCCGCGGGCTCACCATCGCGGCCATGCTGCTGGTCAACAATCCCGGCACGTGGAGCCACGTCTACCCGCCGCTCGAGCACGCGGCCTGGAACGGCTGGACGCCCACCGACCTGGTCTTCCCGTTCTTCCTCTTCATCGTGGGCGTGGCCACCGCGCTCTCGCTGGGCCGGCTGGCGGACGCGGGTGAGAGCCGGACGATGCTCTTCCGCAAGGCCCTCGTGCGCGCGGGGATCATCTTCGCCCTCGGCCTCGCGCTGCAGGGGTTTCCGCACTACGACCTGCCGCATCTGCGCATCCCGGGCGTGCTGCAGCGCATCGCGATCGCCTACCTGATCACCGCGGTCGTGGTGCTGCTCACCGGCGTGCGCGGCCAGGCGCTGACCCTGGTCTGTCTCCTGATTGGCTACTGGACGCTCCTGACCCTGGTGCCGGTGCCCGGCGTCGGCCGCGGGGTGCTCGAGCCCGAGAAGAACCTCTCGAACTGGCTCGACTTCCGGCTCCTCGGGGTGAATCACGTCTGGCAGGAGACGCGGACGTGGGACCCGGAGGGCCTGCTGAGCACGCTGGGGGCAGTCGGCTCGGTGATCTGCGGCGTGCTCGTCGGCCACTGGGTGCGCTCGGGACGCGGCGTCGGGGCCAAGGCCTTCGGCCTCTTCTACGCGGGGGCCACGACGCTGGCGGCGGGTTGGATCTGGAGCCGCGTCTTCCCCATCAACAAGAGCCTGTGGACCAGCTCCTACGTGCTGCTGTCGGCCGGGATCGCGTGCCTGCTGCTGGCCGCCATCTTCTGGCTGGTCGACATCAAGGGGCTCCGAGGCTGGACCACCCCGTTCCTGGTCTTCGGGACCAACGCGATCACCGCCTACTGGCTGTCGACGCTGTGCGGGATCGTGCTCGACTGGATCACCTTCACGCGAGCGCCGGACGGGCAAGAGGTGGTGCTGAAGACCTATCTCTACGACACGCTCTACGCGTCGTGGCTCTCGCCGTCGAACGCCTCGCTGGCCTACGCGGTCACCTACGTGGTGGTCTGGCTCGG